The sequence below is a genomic window from Myotis daubentonii chromosome 14, mMyoDau2.1, whole genome shotgun sequence.
gttttcttgcatTAAATATTATGTCTCTTTAAATTAGCTTTTCATGAACTACTTTTTCTACTTTTATCAAGAAGAAATCTCATCAAATTTTATGCTATTCTATGATATGGGAACTTATTTAAAAGACTGATGGGAGAGTCTTTTAATAAGATTTTGATTTCAGTCCATAGTTGTTAAAAAAATGGGAAGCTTATTTAGAGCCCTCTGTGACATTTTTAGGTAgctgtatttatttaattttattttaaataattctttgttgttgaaagtattacatatgcccctctttccccccccattgaccacctCTAGTCCACCCCAGCCCTTtggacccccaccctcaccactcATTATtagtgtccatgggccatgcatatatgcatacaaggtccttggttgattacctcccacccatccacccccccccccaccttccctgagaTTCCATACTctgtgttccatgcttccatgtctctggatccactccgttcatcagattattttgttacttagagtccacatatgagtgagatcatgtgatacttgtttttctctgactgacttattttacttagcatgatactccccaggtccctccatgctgtctcaaagggtaagacattcttcttttttactgcagcataacatttcatggtataaatgtaccacagcttttttatccacgcatctgctgatgggcacttgggctgtttccagatattaggaTTGCAAATTGTGTAGGTAGCTGTATTTAGATTGGGGTGGTACAGGGGACCTGTTCATGAGCCAGGGTCAAAGGAAAGGTGCCACATGAGACTTTTTCTTGGCTTCAGGTTCACATCTTCTGCTTTCTACAGCCCATCTTTTAGaagaattttgtttcttttttttccacaaaAGATGAAAGCAGAgggtgaaataaaattaaaaactccaTATTTAGAGTAAGAGTTTCTGTTAAAATGGTTGTGAGACATTGAAATAAGACATCAGAGAAggtggacatttttaaaaaaatgggcaaataggATATTGTGGGGGCAAAATAGTGAGATAATACATCTAAATGCCTTAGCCTGCCTTAGCTCACAAGAACTCTTAGCTCTTATTATATTATGATCATTCTGAGGTTGCTATATaggtttttcataaaatattaagcATATCAGTATTGCCTGTGTACATGAAAAgacttttttccttatttttgtaattaatttCCACAGTTTCACCCCTCCGCATTAACTCAAGTTAAAAGATATTACCATTTGTGAATCAATAATTGAGACTCACACATAGATTTCACAGAAATGTTCAGAGAATGTTTGAGGATATTTAGACCCAAATCATCATCTAGTAACCTTAAGTATGTACTGTTTTAAACTTTAGTGTCACTGGTAATTAAAAACGTGCATGGAACAACAGCTACAAAACAAATATGAGGCAAAAATTATTCATCTgatcacaatatatatttttccttctttaataaatattataatgaaAATGGTAAAATATGTAATtggtttttcttaaaatatatttttattgatttcagagcgggagagaagataaaaacatcaatgatgagagagaatcattgatcagctgcctcctgcacaccccagggCTATtggggagcaagcccacaaccttggcatgtgccctgaccaggaatcaaaccatgatctcctggttcataggttcaaccactgagctacaccagccagccTGTAATCGTTTTTTAATCTGGCCACATATATACCATCTCTAATAACCGACTGTTTCTTAAAAACTTAATGTTTAAGATATACAAAAAGGCATAAAAAATAGGACAAAATACTTATAATCTACCAGATTATAAAATAACATTACTAATACTACTGAGGCTGCCTGTTTACCCTCagttcaatctctctcccttccctcaggGATTCATCACTATTCTGAATATTGGTATTTGGTGTATcgatgtattttttttcctaagtttTGTACGAATGGACATATCAACACAAAATTCATATCATTATTTTACAATTTGCTTTGTTGATTTGCCTTTGCCTGAATTCACACACACTGACATATATGGTTTATTCATGTGATAGAGATACTGCTCACTGAATATTCTAtgtgcttccctgtgtttcttAGCCTTTAAATCGAAATCACTGGAATGTAAGCAGAAGGGAAGTGTGTCATGTGTAGAACAAGTTGGTTAAAAGcaccctctctttcttcctcttcctcagtgAACTCATAAGCCACATATTCCAGATGGGGCCATAGGGCAGCTGAAGGAACATGAAGCATCCATCAGCCTGGGACCTTGAGTGAGGGGGAGTAGAGTTTCTAGTTAACCCATGTTGGACATACAAAATGAAtaagaagtaatcctgttatgctaaaacaaacacaaatgagatttttttctaggaatattcaAAAGCAGTGCTGTCAGTAGTGAGGTAGATTCAAAGCCTTTTGAAAATACTTCTATCcaacccaaagactgagaaacagcgatcaggctatcaatccccagaaggaaagtaggggagggtgggggtaaggggaagagatcaaccgaaggacttgtatacatatatataagccaaaccaatggacatggacaacagggggatgggagcatgagtgtgtggggcgggggggggggggaggggaaggttgggggttaatgggggggatgaggacacatttgtaataccttaataataataaaaaaaaaaaatcaaaaaaaaaaaaaaaagaaaatacttctaTCCTatgactctagagcaggggtgggcaaactttttgactcgagggccacaatgggttcttaaactggaccagagggccggaacaaaagcatggatggagtgtttgtgtgaactaatataaattcaaagtaaacatcattacataaaagggtacggtctttttttttcaatagttttattcatttcaaacgggctggatccggcccgcgggccgtagtttgcccacggctgctctagagtgaTATTTATTCCCACTTGCATAAAGAAGCGAATCTCACTCAGCTGGTGTGTCTAAGTGGTTGAACtcagacccatgaaccaggaggtcatggttcgattcctggtcagggaacataccagggttgtaggcttgattcccagtagggggcgtgcaggaggcagccgatcaatggttctccaTCATCATTgacctttctatctctctttccctctcccttcctttctgaaatcaatacaaatatactgggggggggggggagagaagcaAATTTCATATACTCTAGTCTTTACCTTCTTTGAAGATTGATTGAACTAACAATACTTTCAGAGTAGTGCCCTACATGTTCACGTActgttaaattttgtttttgcaacctaagtatgtgccttcacttggaatcaaacccgcaaccttttggtacataggATGACGCTCTAcctaactgagccacattggccagggctcccCAATTAGATTTTAAGCTCTTCAAGAATcatgtcttcttttcttttgtaacCCAAACTGCACCTAATAGTCTACACAGGCATGTAGTAATGAATGGTCTACTGCTTGACTGGGGAGGATGAGTACTAATATTAAATGCCCACTTTGTTTAAGGCACCTTGGCTGTGCTTCACATGTTGTCGTGATCCTTACTATTTCCATTATGTAAATGAGTATATTAAGGCTAAGTAACTTTCCTTTGGTCACAGAGTTAGGAAGATGAAGGGTGTGGGAAGGGCAGCTGAAACCAGTTTGCTTGACTTTATAGCCTTTGCTTTTAAGTTTTTCCCACTGAACTAAGTGAGAGCACACCTAGAGTAGGGTAGGAAATTTAGAACAGAGAATGGGTaacaaaaatagtttttgtttataaattttacaaACATTAAAACAGTTCTTTGGACACTTTTAGGACACAAAATTGTTGGGTCTTACCTTGATCACCTCTGGAGTCTGCTGAATCAAAACCACTGAAGTAGTATCTTTCATTTTATCACCAACAGGATTTCTACAGACTGATAAATTGGCCTGGGAAGAAGTTGTCAAGGTTTCCTGTAGAATTTGcatcatttccttttcttgtgatAAGCTCCCTCTGCCTGATTTGCATTCAACTAGTTCTTGAGCAAAGTCTTCAATGCTTTCTAGGATTCGTAGCAAGAGGGCTCGATCCTCTTCCTCtattttgtgtccattggtttcaATGATCCTTGTTAGACAGGAAGGTGAGACTTTTTCCATGGGTGAAGAGAGTTTAGATTTAGGCTCAAGGTTTACAGGGAGCTGATCAGTCAACTGACCATGATTATTTAGAGAGTTAGAGTTTTTACCTTTGGCAAGTGGCTCTCTTAGAGAGGTCTCCATTCTCTGTGAAAAAGATTCCAAATCCATTAACAACTTATCTATCTCTTCCTTACTGTTAGAATTCATAAAATCTCTGTGGTCTTCCTCTTCACCTTTAGGAACTTTTGACTTAAGATCTTCCTTAGGTAGATTAACTACTGGTTTCTCAAATATCTTACCAATTTCATTTTGTCCTGAGGCAGGACATTTTTTAAGATGACTACCATGGTCTGAAAATTCTGCTCTATCTTCATTTACCTTCAACAATTCCTGATTGAGTCCATTCTCTGTCCTTTGTCCTTTACGTACTGCTTTCTTTCCATCTGACTCTTCTTCAATATAAAGGGCTTCCATTAGGTCACCAGAAGAAACATTTCCTAAAGCATTCACAGTTAATGACCGTGACTGAAGCTGGACATCTTTTAGACTTCTGGGATCATTTATCTCTAAGTTATATAAGGAATTTGTGGAGTTGTTTGGAATGGATTTTACAGTGTCTGTGTTCCTAGAACTATGCTTGTCATCTTGTAATTCCATAGTTTGAAACTGTCCAGGGTCAGAGGCTGAGAGCTGGACAACATCTTCATATTTAGGGGGCTGCTCAGTGCCAAATATTGGGGAGAAGGGAGTCAGCTGTAAACTAGGCATATTACTGATCAGTTCTGTTAAATCTATAGCCTCATTATTCCCAGATTGCATGAATTCAAATGGTAGCTTTTTCAGATAGGATGCTAACCTGGTCATTACATTCATATAGACAATTTCAGAGCTAGAAACTGCATCATTACCATTTCCTTCATTGATGCTACTCCCTGACTTTTTCTTTATGCATTGTTTTATAATGTCTGTGCACTTTTTCAAATCCTCAGAGCATTTCAGCAAGATGTCCAAGCACACCTTTATATCTGTTCCAGAagaaaaattttctattttatgtttttccaaAATCTGAGTAACCAGGTCTTCTTCAGAGAAGTTGTGAAGAAACATTGAAGTCAGGTTCATATCAAGTGAGTTTCTATGGGACAAAGATTTTTCCTCAACTGAGGAACTCCGGAGTAAACCAAAGGATGGTGAGTTCCCATCATTGTTATAATGGCCACAGAGCAAGTCAAAATCAACTGACCTCCTATTAAATGAGTCAGACTtaactttccttccctttttgtaAGCTGCATGGTTAGAGTTTTTGAGTTTTTCAAGggaaaattcttttattttcccactGGCAAAACTGATTGCTTCTCCTGCAATGTCCTTAAAGTTACAGGTATTCTGAAATGTAGTTCCTTTCTTGACCCTGGGTATGCCTGCGAGGGCCTGATGGGGATAGTCACTTTCAGTTGAGGAAAACCCATTTTCGTGGGGTAGAAACATGGAGTCCAGATCCACATCTTTGAACTGAGACACAGGGATGTGTAAGTCTGCACAGACACTACGATGTACCACAATGCAGTCAACTCCATGTGCGAAGGTGTGACAGGTTCCAGTGCAATAATGTATAGCTTGCTCAAAACGCCGGtctatcaccacactgctgtAGTGGTTCACAGTACTAACCACAAGTCTGTAAGTTGCTGCCATAATATTAAATTCACTTAGTGGTGGGACTTGGAATTTTCTAGAACTTGTTTCAAGTAAATTCTCCTAAAAGACACTcagatgaaaatatatttgacaaTGTTCAGTGGTTTCTTGTAATTACAACAACCTTTCCCACAAAGGGAAACCATCCAAATTCGAGGTTTGGTAACTGTAAGGATACAGTAGCTATTGCACATATGTGCTTGCAGTAGCAAGtctaataatttaataattgtgcttttttgttttatttagtaaTATCATGATACTATaggagtatttttataaaaaatattcttttttatattaactGTTCTTCAGCAATTCTATGATGCAGAAATTTACTGTCATAAATTTATTGTTGTAAATCTTAGTTGGTAGTATAAAAGTGTTGTGATAACTGAGTCCTCCAAAGGTTTAAATGATCCATTTTTCTGTGAATGAGAAAAAAAcctgtaaagaaaaaagaaaataattaaaaggaaatacGATATTTTAATACCGAGAGaaccttttatttcctcttctttgcATCCTTATGTAGTTAATTGTCAAGCCTTATTCTTTGCCATATCACTGACTGCTGATCTTTGATTCATGCCTTTATTTCATCAAACCCAACACTCCTTACTACCTAGAGAAGTATTACCTCAACTCTGCCTTGTTACAACTGCCTCCCAGTTGGTATTTCTTATCCCACACTC
It includes:
- the PPP2R3A gene encoding serine/threonine-protein phosphatase 2A regulatory subunit B'' subunit alpha isoform X1, which translates into the protein MAATYRLVVSTVNHYSSVVIDRRFEQAIHYCTGTCHTFAHGVDCIVVHRSVCADLHIPVSQFKDVDLDSMFLPHENGFSSTESDYPHQALAGIPRVKKGTTFQNTCNFKDIAGEAISFASGKIKEFSLEKLKNSNHAAYKKGRKVKSDSFNRRSVDFDLLCGHYNNDGNSPSFGLLRSSSVEEKSLSHRNSLDMNLTSMFLHNFSEEDLVTQILEKHKIENFSSGTDIKVCLDILLKCSEDLKKCTDIIKQCIKKKSGSSINEGNGNDAVSSSEIVYMNVMTRLASYLKKLPFEFMQSGNNEAIDLTELISNMPSLQLTPFSPIFGTEQPPKYEDVVQLSASDPGQFQTMELQDDKHSSRNTDTVKSIPNNSTNSLYNLEINDPRSLKDVQLQSRSLTVNALGNVSSGDLMEALYIEEESDGKKAVRKGQRTENGLNQELLKVNEDRAEFSDHGSHLKKCPASGQNEIGKIFEKPVVNLPKEDLKSKVPKGEEEDHRDFMNSNSKEEIDKLLMDLESFSQRMETSLREPLAKGKNSNSLNNHGQLTDQLPVNLEPKSKLSSPMEKVSPSCLTRIIETNGHKIEEEDRALLLRILESIEDFAQELVECKSGRGSLSQEKEMMQILQETLTTSSQANLSVCRNPVGDKMKDTTSVVLIQQTPEVIKIQNKPEKKPGTPLPPPATFPSIPQPLSPVPHVNKVVNAPLSINIPQFYFPEGLPDACSNHEQILSRIEAAFMDIEDQKADIYEMGKIAKVCGCPLYWKAPMFRAAGGEKTGFVSAQSFIALWRKLLNNHHDDASKFICLLAKPSCSSLEQEDFIPLLQDVVDTHPGLTFLKDAPEFHSRYITTVIQRIFYTVNRSWSGKITSTEIRKSNFLQTLALLEEEEDINQITDYFSYEHFYVIYCKFWELDSDHDLYISQADLSRYNDQASSNRIIERIFSGAVTRGKTVQKEGRMSYADFVWFLISEEDKRNPTSIEYWFRCMDVDGDGVLSMYELEYFYEEQCERMEAMGIEPLPFHDLLCQMLDLVKPASDGKITLRDLKRCRMAHIFYDTFFNLEKYLDHEQRDPFAVQKDVENDMPEPSDWDRFAAEEYETLVAEESAQAQFQEGSFEDYETEEPASPSEIGNKGKIATSSLSEKCGKLQSVDEE
- the PPP2R3A gene encoding serine/threonine-protein phosphatase 2A regulatory subunit B'' subunit alpha isoform X3 — protein: MAATYRLVVSTVNHYSSVVIDRRFEQAIHYCTGTCHTFAHGVDCIVVHRSVCADLHIPVSQFKDVDLDSMFLPHENGFSSTESDYPHQALAGIPRVKKGTTFQNTCNFKDIAGEAISFASGKIKEFSLEKLKNSNHAAYKKGRKVKSDSFNRRSVDFDLLCGHYNNDGNSPSFGLLRSSSVEEKSLSHRNSLDMNLTSMFLHNFSEEDLVTQILEKHKIENFSSGTDIKVCLDILLKCSEDLKKCTDIIKQCIKKKSGSSINEGNGNDAVSSSEIVYMNVMTRLASYLKKLPFEFMQSGNNEAIDLTELISNMPSLQLTPFSPIFGTEQPPKYEDVVQLSASDPGQFQTMELQDDKHSSRNTDTVKSIPNNSTNSLYNLEINDPRSLKDVQLQSRSLTVNALGNVSSGDLMEALYIEEESDGKKAVRKGQRTENGLNQELLKVNEDRAEFSDHGSHLKKCPASGQNEIGKIFEKPVVNLPKEDLKSKVPKGEEEDHRDFMNSNSKEEIDKLLMDLESFSQRMETSLREPLAKGKNSNSLNNHGQLTDQLPVNLEPKSKLSSPMEKVSPSCLTRIIETNGHKIEEEDRALLLRILESIEDFAQELVECKSGRGSLSQEKEMMQILQETLTTSSQANLSVCRNPVGDKMKDTTSVVLIQQTPEVIKIQNKPEKKPGTPLPPPATFPSIPQPLSPVPHVNKVVNAPLSINIPQFYFPEGLPDACSNHEQILSRIEAAFMDIEDQKADIYEMGKIAKVCGCPLYWKAPMFRAAGGEKTGFVSAQSFIALWRKLLNNHHDDASKFICLLAKPSCSSLEQEDFIPLLQDVVDTHPGLTFLKDAPEFHSRYITTVIQRIFYTVNRSWSGKITSTEIRKSNFLQTLALLEEEEDINQITDYFSYEHFYVIYCKFWELDSDHDLYISQADLSRYNDQASSNRIIERIFSGAVTRGKTVQKEGRMSYADFVWFLISEEDKRNPTSIEYWFRCMDVDGDGVLSMYELEYFYEEQCERMEAMGIEPLPFHDLLCQMLDLVKPASDGKITLRDLKRCRMAHIFYDTFFNLEKYLDHEQRDPFAVQKDVENDMPEPSDWDRFAAEEYETLVAEESAQAQFQEGHN
- the PPP2R3A gene encoding serine/threonine-protein phosphatase 2A regulatory subunit B'' subunit alpha isoform X2: MAATYRLVVSTVNHYSSVVIDRRFEQAIHYCTGTCHTFAHGVDCIVVHRSVCADLHIPVSQFKDVDLDSMFLPHENGFSSTESDYPHQALAGIPRVKKGTTFQNTCNFKDIAGEAISFASGKIKEFSLEKLKNSNHAAYKKGRKVKSDSFNRRSVDFDLLCGHYNNDGNSPSFGLLRSSSVEEKSLSHRNSLDMNLTSMFLHNFSEEDLVTQILEKHKIENFSSGTDIKVCLDILLKCSEDLKKCTDIIKQCIKKKSGSSINEGNGNDAVSSSEIVYMNVMTRLASYLKKLPFEFMQSGNNEAIDLTELISNMPSLQLTPFSPIFGTEQPPKYEDVVQLSASDPGQFQTMELQDDKHSSRNTDTVKSIPNNSTNSLYNLEINDPRSLKDVQLQSRSLTVNALGNVSSGDLMEALYIEEESDGKKAVRKGQRTENGLNQELLKVNEDRAEFSDHGSHLKKCPASGQNEIGKIFEKPVVNLPKEDLKSKVPKGEEEDHRDFMNSNSKEEIDKLLMDLESFSQRMETSLREPLAKGKNSNSLNNHGQLTDQLPVNLEPKSKLSSPMEKVSPSCLTRIIETNGHKIEEEDRALLLRILESIEDFAQELVECKSGRGSLSQEKEMMQILQETLTTSSQANLSVCRNPVGDKMKDTTSVVLIQQTPEVIKIQNKPEKKPGTPLPPPATFPSIPQPLSPVPHVNKVVNAPLSINIPQFYFPEGLPDACSNHEQILSRIEAAFMDIEDQKADIYEMGKIAKVCGCPLYWKAPMFRAAGGEKTGFVSAQSFIALWRKLLNNHHDDASKFICLLAKPSCSSLEQEDFIPLLQDVVDTHPGLTFLKDAPEFHSRYITTVIQRIFYTVNRSWSGKITSTEIRKSNFLQTLALLEEEEDINQITDYFSYEHFYVIYCKFWELDSDHDLYISQADLSRYNDQASSNRIIERIFSGAVTRGKTVQKEGRMSYADFVWFLISEEDKRNPTSIEYWFRCMDVDGDGVLSMYELEYFYEEQCERMEAMGIEPLPFHDLLCQMLDLVKPASDGKITLRDLKRCRMAHIFYDTFFNLEKYLDHEQRDPFAVQKDVENDMPEPSDWDRFAAEEYETLVAEESAQAQFQEGPWQTVRDVEEPQQMFTEWHWRQQ